In Microbacterium esteraromaticum, the following proteins share a genomic window:
- a CDS encoding holo-ACP synthase, translating to MIIGTGIDLVDIARFERSVVRTPGLLPRLFTDAEQQLKLRSLAARYAAKEALIKALGGSDGVYWTEIEIGSEPSGKPHFVLSGSTAAVVAERGITALHLSMSHDAGLAIAYVVAEGTDAR from the coding sequence GTGATCATCGGCACCGGCATCGACCTCGTCGACATCGCGCGGTTCGAGCGCTCGGTCGTGCGCACCCCGGGGCTGCTTCCGCGGCTGTTCACCGATGCCGAGCAGCAGCTCAAGCTGCGCTCGCTCGCCGCGCGGTATGCCGCGAAAGAGGCGCTGATCAAGGCCCTCGGCGGCAGCGACGGCGTGTACTGGACCGAGATCGAGATCGGCTCGGAGCCTTCGGGCAAACCCCACTTCGTGCTCAGCGGCTCGACGGCCGCGGTCGTCGCCGAGCGCGGCATCACGGCGCTGCATCTGAGCATGTCTCACGATGCGGGCCTGGCCATCGCGTACGTCGTGGCCGAGGGGACGGATGCCCGATGA
- a CDS encoding flagellar biosynthesis protein FlhA, producing MRGTVNRIAVPIAVVGIIMLLVVPVPPLLLDLLIILNILFALVILLTTMFIRRPLDFSVFPSLLLVATLFRLGLNVASTRLVLGEAYAGQVIEAFGAIAVGGSLIIGAVVFLILVVIQFVVVTKGAERVAEVGARFTLDAMPGKQMAIDADLNAGLITDAQARERRAEVAAEADFYGAMDGASKFVKGDAIAGLVIIIINIVGGIAIGMVSHGMAIDEAVSTYSLLTIGDGLVTQIPALLMAVSTGMIVTRSNAETEMGSAAFAQLGQSVNALSIAGCAAIVMAFIPGMPVLPFLVVGALLILAAQRVKATQADAAAADEPAVEAVSSDSPEELMERMRVHALEIQLASDVVDLVTGGPDDLLARVKALRRRIALDLGLVVPPVRTRDSIELAPSTYVIRIAGVEAGRGIVPPGRLLALGAGLDTLPGTAVHDPVFGLEGKWIPIEMRHSAEFAGATVVDRASVVITHLSSVIHAGAARLLSREDVRQLTDALKQVSPAAVEELTPALLSLAEVQRVLQGLLAERVPINDLSRIYEALALRARTSTEPEGLIEAARAALGPAIAARFAEDGVLRVIMINPLLEQAMLESLRMGDDGPQIVFDPQRMEAVIESVRHAATAAAAGAGGEPVLVCAPTLRSAVRRLVSAQTDGLPVLSYTEASGSFTIETVGVVRDTAQPAVSGAVPPTPIG from the coding sequence ATGCGGGGAACGGTGAACAGGATCGCGGTGCCCATCGCCGTGGTGGGCATCATCATGCTGCTGGTCGTGCCAGTGCCACCGCTGCTGCTGGACCTGCTGATCATCCTGAACATCCTGTTCGCGCTGGTGATCCTGCTGACGACGATGTTCATCCGGCGCCCGCTGGACTTCTCCGTCTTCCCCTCGCTGCTGCTCGTGGCGACGCTGTTCCGCCTCGGACTCAACGTCGCATCCACCCGTCTCGTGCTCGGCGAGGCGTATGCGGGACAGGTGATCGAGGCCTTCGGCGCGATCGCCGTGGGCGGCTCGCTCATCATCGGCGCGGTCGTGTTCCTCATCCTCGTCGTCATCCAGTTCGTCGTGGTCACCAAGGGCGCGGAGCGCGTCGCCGAGGTGGGTGCGCGGTTCACACTCGACGCGATGCCCGGCAAGCAGATGGCCATCGACGCCGACCTCAACGCCGGCCTGATCACCGATGCCCAGGCGCGCGAACGCCGCGCCGAGGTCGCTGCCGAGGCCGACTTCTACGGCGCGATGGACGGCGCGTCGAAGTTCGTCAAGGGCGACGCGATCGCCGGTCTCGTGATCATCATCATCAACATCGTCGGCGGCATCGCGATCGGCATGGTCTCGCACGGCATGGCCATCGACGAGGCGGTCAGCACCTACAGCCTGCTGACCATCGGCGACGGTCTGGTCACGCAGATCCCGGCACTGCTGATGGCCGTCTCGACGGGCATGATCGTGACCCGCTCGAACGCCGAGACCGAGATGGGCAGTGCGGCGTTCGCACAGCTGGGACAGTCGGTGAACGCGCTCAGCATCGCCGGATGCGCGGCCATCGTGATGGCCTTCATCCCCGGCATGCCGGTGCTGCCGTTCCTCGTCGTCGGCGCCCTGCTGATCCTCGCTGCGCAGCGCGTCAAGGCGACGCAGGCGGATGCCGCCGCAGCCGACGAGCCGGCGGTGGAAGCCGTGTCATCCGACAGCCCCGAGGAGCTGATGGAGCGGATGCGCGTGCACGCTCTCGAGATACAGCTCGCCTCCGATGTGGTCGACCTGGTGACCGGAGGGCCGGACGACCTGCTGGCGCGGGTCAAGGCGCTGCGCCGACGCATCGCCCTGGATCTGGGCCTCGTCGTGCCGCCGGTGCGCACGCGCGACAGCATCGAGCTGGCCCCATCGACCTATGTGATCCGCATCGCGGGCGTCGAGGCGGGGCGCGGGATCGTGCCCCCCGGCCGTCTGCTCGCCCTCGGGGCAGGGCTCGACACGCTGCCGGGAACGGCCGTGCACGACCCCGTCTTCGGGCTCGAGGGCAAGTGGATCCCGATCGAGATGCGGCACAGCGCCGAGTTCGCCGGGGCGACCGTGGTCGACCGGGCGAGCGTGGTCATCACGCACCTGTCGAGCGTGATCCATGCGGGTGCTGCCAGGCTGCTCAGCCGTGAGGACGTGCGGCAGCTGACCGACGCTCTCAAGCAGGTGTCGCCTGCGGCCGTCGAAGAGCTGACACCAGCCCTGCTGTCGCTCGCCGAGGTGCAGCGAGTGCTGCAGGGGCTGCTGGCCGAGCGCGTGCCGATCAACGACCTCAGCCGCATCTACGAGGCCCTGGCGCTGCGCGCGAGGACGTCGACCGAGCCCGAGGGGCTGATCGAGGCCGCGCGTGCCGCGCTCGGCCCCGCGATCGCCGCGCGCTTCGCCGAAGATGGCGTGCTGCGCGTGATCATGATCAATCCCCTTCTCGAGCAGGCGATGCTCGAGAGCCTGCGCATGGGAGACGACGGCCCCCAGATCGTCTTCGATCCGCAGCGCATGGAGGCGGTGATCGAGTCCGTTCGTCACGCAGCGACCGCCGCCGCGGCCGGCGCAGGCGGCGAACCCGTGCTCGTGTGCGCCCCCACGCTGCGGAGCGCCGTGCGCCGCCTCGTATCGGCGCAGACCGACGGCCTCCCGGTGCTGTCGTACACCGAGGCGTCGGGCTCCTTCACGATCGAGACGGTCGGTGTGGTGCGAGACACCGCGCAGCCTGCCGTCAGCGGCGCCGTGCCGCCGACGCCGATAGGCTGA
- the alr gene encoding alanine racemase produces MSVAFRQASIDLSAIAHNVARFRALTGVQVIGVVKANAYGHGAPEVATAALAGGATRLGTATLEESLALRKAGITAPLMAWLHANDRRFDDAVEARIEIGISSYEQLLSASAVAQPPASVHLKVDTGLSRNGIATDDLDRVFAEAARLERIGRIRVLSIFSHLSGASGDDDRAQLARYRQIVAQAEAHGIHPEFRHLAATAGAIDIPEARLDAVRVGIGMYGLSPFADRTSAELGLRPAMRLSAAIAAVRRVPAGTGVSYDYAYRCENETTLALVPLGYADGVPRQASDRGPVMINGRRYTVSGRIAMDQFVVDVGDDEVHPGDEVVLFGDPADALPSATDWADAAGTINYEIVTRIGSRVPRRSHS; encoded by the coding sequence ATGAGCGTCGCGTTCCGTCAGGCGTCGATCGACCTCAGTGCCATCGCGCACAACGTGGCTCGCTTCCGCGCGCTCACCGGAGTGCAGGTGATCGGCGTCGTCAAGGCCAACGCGTACGGCCACGGCGCGCCCGAGGTGGCGACCGCCGCGCTCGCCGGAGGAGCCACCCGCCTCGGCACGGCAACGCTCGAGGAGTCGCTGGCGCTGCGCAAGGCGGGCATCACGGCTCCGCTGATGGCCTGGCTGCATGCGAACGACCGCCGCTTCGACGACGCCGTCGAGGCGCGCATCGAGATCGGCATCTCGTCTTACGAGCAGCTGCTCTCGGCATCCGCTGTCGCCCAGCCGCCGGCATCCGTGCACCTCAAGGTCGACACCGGTCTGTCGCGCAACGGCATCGCGACCGACGATCTCGACCGGGTCTTCGCCGAAGCCGCCCGCCTCGAGCGCATCGGCCGCATCCGCGTGCTCAGCATCTTCAGTCACCTGTCGGGCGCCAGCGGCGACGACGACCGCGCCCAGCTGGCCCGGTACCGGCAGATCGTCGCGCAGGCCGAGGCCCACGGCATCCACCCCGAGTTCCGCCATCTCGCGGCGACGGCCGGCGCGATCGACATCCCCGAAGCGCGACTCGACGCCGTGCGGGTCGGCATCGGGATGTACGGACTCTCTCCTTTCGCCGACCGCACGTCGGCCGAACTGGGCCTGCGTCCCGCCATGCGGCTGAGCGCCGCCATCGCCGCCGTGCGCCGCGTGCCGGCGGGCACCGGGGTCTCGTACGACTACGCCTACCGCTGCGAGAACGAGACGACGCTCGCGCTCGTGCCCCTCGGCTATGCAGACGGGGTTCCGCGCCAGGCATCCGACCGCGGCCCTGTCATGATCAACGGGCGCCGGTACACCGTCTCCGGTCGCATCGCCATGGATCAGTTCGTCGTCGACGTCGGCGACGACGAAGTGCACCCCGGTGACGAGGTCGTGCTGTTCGGCGACCCGGCGGATGCCCTTCCCAGCGCCACCGACTGGGCGGATGCCGCTGGCACGATCAACTACGAGATCGTCACCCGCATCGGTTCGCGCGTGCCCCGGAGGTCGCACTCGTGA
- the tsaE gene encoding tRNA (adenosine(37)-N6)-threonylcarbamoyltransferase complex ATPase subunit type 1 TsaE yields MSIDPAFLGRLEVRTADAMENLGLRIGEQLQPGDLLILTGPLGAGKTTFTRGLAEGLGVRGPVQSPTFVIARTHPSLVGGAPLVHVDAYRLGSAAELDDLDIDFARSVVVIEWGRPMASAVADAWWDIEFERPVGGDDDLDDEDLDADAPRIVTIERVEG; encoded by the coding sequence GTGAGCATCGATCCCGCCTTCCTCGGACGGCTCGAGGTGCGCACCGCGGATGCCATGGAGAACCTCGGCCTGCGCATCGGCGAGCAGCTGCAGCCGGGCGACCTGCTGATCCTCACGGGCCCGCTCGGCGCCGGGAAGACGACCTTCACGCGCGGTCTCGCCGAGGGGCTCGGGGTGCGCGGTCCCGTGCAGAGCCCGACATTCGTGATCGCGCGCACGCACCCCTCGCTGGTCGGGGGAGCGCCCCTCGTGCACGTCGACGCGTATCGACTCGGCTCGGCGGCCGAGCTCGATGACCTCGACATCGACTTCGCACGCTCGGTGGTGGTGATCGAGTGGGGCCGGCCCATGGCATCCGCCGTGGCCGACGCCTGGTGGGACATCGAGTTCGAGCGCCCGGTCGGCGGCGATGACGACCTCGACGACGAGGATCTGGATGCCGATGCACCGCGCATCGTGACGATCGAGCGCGTAGAGGGGTGA
- the csrA gene encoding carbon storage regulator CsrA: protein MLVLTRRIGESVLIGDEIEVTVLDVKGDSIRVGIKAPRETRIQRSEIVRAVEDENVSAAASGADAIVAALARRHDANP from the coding sequence ATGCTGGTGTTGACGAGGCGAATCGGCGAGAGCGTGCTGATCGGCGACGAGATCGAGGTGACTGTGCTCGACGTCAAGGGCGACAGCATCCGGGTCGGCATCAAAGCGCCTCGTGAGACACGCATCCAGCGCTCCGAGATCGTCAGAGCCGTCGAAGACGAGAACGTCTCTGCCGCTGCCTCCGGAGCCGACGCGATCGTCGCCGCGCTCGCGCGCCGACACGACGCGAATCCCTGA